One segment of Stenotrophomonas sp. SAU14A_NAIMI4_8 DNA contains the following:
- a CDS encoding GH92 family glycosyl hydrolase: MPMPMLDRRLLIAVAATAMFASGLASAAPARTAADKAYASVDPFIGTGGEGHTYPGATLPFGMVQLSPDTRIQPREKAYGWAAGYRYDDSSIVGFSHTHFSGTGHSDLGDILVMPFTGTPGLERGDPEKPRSGYASRFRHDEEKAEPGYYAVTLDDYKVRAELTTTARVGVHRYAFPKGADAKVLLDMRTSMYDYPGKVLWSRVRVRADGTITGFRETRGWAPGRQLYFAMRFSRPLAAHELHNTEQDIAYKGFPPPGHQDPKQRAQIEGRQLVGTFDFGKLDAPLVVKVAISPVSEAGAMANLDAEVADFDFDRVRAQAKQEWTQALSVLDIDAPEHARRSAYTALYHTLLGPTLFMDADGQYRGPDNAVHKAEGYTNYSTFSLWDTYRALHPLLTLVQPEKRNSDFINSMLAHHEHSPYGMLPVWSFHGLEDWCMIGYHAVPVIADAYVKGIRGFDADKALKAMVETANYGPYDGIAQYRELGYVPIDEEGEAASKTLEYAFDDWTIARMAQAMGKTEVAATFDKRAGNWRNAFDKDTGFMRARKRDGSFRTPFDPSASGYGTDYTEGNAWQYSWYVPQDVAGLAAAHGGSDKLLARLDEVFNAKVDPAIFEHMEDITGLIGWYAHGNEPSHHVAYLYSYAGQPWRTQARLKQIMDTQYADRPDGLAGNDDVGQMSAWYVFTALGFYPVAPGSGEYILGRPFLPKTAMRLPNGKTFTIVADGLDDKHTYVGGVMLNGKPLQRTFLRHDEILAGGELRFTMQAEPNKDWPGQGAQAPYSMSR, encoded by the coding sequence ATGCCGATGCCCATGCTGGACCGTCGTCTCCTGATCGCTGTCGCCGCCACGGCGATGTTCGCTTCCGGCCTGGCCAGTGCGGCCCCGGCCCGAACCGCCGCCGACAAGGCCTATGCCTCGGTGGACCCGTTCATCGGCACCGGCGGGGAAGGCCACACCTACCCGGGCGCCACGCTGCCGTTCGGCATGGTCCAGCTCAGCCCGGACACGCGCATCCAGCCGCGCGAGAAGGCCTATGGCTGGGCCGCGGGCTACCGCTACGACGACAGCAGCATCGTCGGCTTCTCGCACACGCATTTTTCCGGCACCGGCCATTCCGATCTGGGCGACATCCTGGTGATGCCGTTCACCGGCACTCCGGGCCTGGAGCGCGGCGACCCGGAGAAGCCGCGCAGTGGCTATGCCTCGCGCTTCCGCCATGACGAGGAAAAGGCCGAGCCGGGCTACTACGCGGTTACCCTGGACGACTACAAGGTGCGCGCCGAGCTGACCACCACCGCGCGCGTGGGCGTGCACCGTTACGCCTTCCCCAAGGGCGCCGATGCCAAGGTGCTGCTGGACATGCGCACCAGCATGTACGACTACCCGGGCAAGGTGCTGTGGTCGCGGGTGCGTGTGCGTGCCGATGGCACCATCACCGGCTTCCGTGAAACCCGCGGCTGGGCGCCGGGCCGCCAGCTGTACTTCGCCATGCGCTTCTCGCGCCCGTTGGCCGCCCACGAACTGCACAACACCGAGCAGGACATCGCCTACAAGGGCTTCCCGCCGCCGGGCCACCAGGACCCGAAGCAGCGCGCACAGATTGAAGGCCGGCAGCTGGTCGGCACCTTCGACTTCGGCAAGCTGGACGCGCCGCTGGTGGTGAAGGTGGCGATTTCGCCGGTGAGCGAGGCCGGTGCGATGGCCAACCTGGATGCCGAAGTGGCCGACTTCGATTTCGACCGCGTGCGTGCGCAGGCCAAGCAGGAGTGGACGCAGGCGCTGTCGGTGCTGGATATCGACGCGCCCGAGCATGCGCGCCGCAGCGCCTACACCGCGCTGTACCACACGCTGCTGGGGCCGACGCTGTTCATGGATGCCGATGGCCAGTACCGCGGCCCGGATAACGCCGTACACAAGGCCGAGGGCTACACGAACTATTCCACGTTCTCGCTGTGGGATACCTACCGGGCACTGCACCCGCTGCTGACCCTGGTGCAGCCGGAAAAGCGCAACAGCGATTTCATCAACTCGATGCTGGCCCATCATGAGCACAGCCCCTACGGCATGCTGCCGGTGTGGTCGTTCCACGGGCTGGAGGACTGGTGCATGATCGGCTACCACGCCGTACCGGTGATCGCCGATGCCTACGTGAAGGGCATTCGTGGCTTCGATGCCGACAAGGCGTTGAAGGCGATGGTGGAGACCGCCAACTACGGCCCCTATGACGGCATCGCGCAGTACCGCGAGCTGGGTTACGTGCCGATTGATGAAGAAGGCGAAGCGGCCAGCAAGACGCTGGAATATGCGTTCGACGACTGGACCATCGCGCGCATGGCCCAGGCGATGGGCAAGACTGAAGTGGCGGCGACCTTCGACAAGCGCGCCGGCAACTGGCGCAACGCCTTCGACAAGGACACCGGCTTCATGCGCGCACGCAAGCGCGATGGCAGCTTCCGTACCCCGTTCGACCCCAGCGCCAGCGGTTACGGCACCGACTACACCGAAGGCAACGCCTGGCAGTATTCGTGGTACGTGCCGCAGGACGTGGCCGGCCTGGCCGCTGCGCACGGTGGCAGCGACAAGCTGCTGGCGCGGTTGGACGAGGTGTTCAACGCCAAGGTCGATCCGGCGATCTTCGAGCACATGGAAGACATCACCGGGCTGATCGGCTGGTACGCGCATGGCAACGAGCCCAGCCACCATGTGGCCTACCTGTATTCGTATGCCGGGCAGCCGTGGCGCACGCAGGCGCGCTTGAAGCAGATCATGGACACCCAGTATGCCGACCGCCCCGATGGCCTGGCCGGCAATGATGACGTGGGCCAGATGTCGGCGTGGTACGTGTTCACCGCGCTGGGCTTCTACCCGGTGGCGCCGGGCTCGGGCGAGTACATCCTGGGCCGGCCGTTCCTGCCGAAGACTGCGATGCGCCTGCCCAATGGCAAGACGTTCACCATCGTGGCCGACGGGCTGGATGACAAGCACACCTATGTGGGCGGTGTGATGTTGAACGGCAAGCCGCTGCAGCGCACGTTCCTGCGCCACGACGAGATTCTGGCCGGAGGCGAGCTGCGGTTCACCATGCAGGCCGAGCCGAACAAGGACTGGCCGGGGCAGGGCGCGCAGGCGCCGTATTCGATGAGCCGGTAA
- a CDS encoding autotransporter outer membrane beta-barrel domain-containing protein: protein MKIAVRRSLALAVASSLSLWAPAYAGTLDPGQSDTVEPGDVSESWFLRTARLTVNPGGQTQDIFAGSASTLVLAGATTTGSLTRGAVVLNNSTADISDSTISSTLGRALTLSDDNVGGGGRPAATATVRRSDLVGLGVGASVTTTQAGQRATLVLDATRVEALSNISAAPALGGNGLLLIGTADVSIQNGSNVIGAQNGIFAIDTDVDGASNVIIDNARVEGRSAAAIHVAPSRAPTEPRTSVNFTVQNNGELVGGDGNLLFVEAPDATVGLDVDDSRLTGNIVNTAGSTLDVNLSNNASITGAMTNVTSLALDSATWNVTGNSSVGTLDLGNGTVSLGNGSAFNTVTVAGNFTGADGTIVFNTVLAGDSSASDKLVIGGDTSGTANVRVNNVGGAGAQTSQGIELISVGGASNGQFNLAGRAVGGQYEYFLFKGTGADGNWYLRSQLPTQPDPCDTDPTLPECNPVLPGPDPDPVLRPEPGAYLANLQAAQSMFRIGYHDRHDGQNAGRAWARVDGSRSGFDAISRQLDIRGNSQALTVGADLWRHDSGSSVGVMLSTGNASSTSTNELTGYYARGKVKGEALGVYGTWRGGNGGDPYVGFYVDGSVQRAQFRNRVEGIGLADERYDSRAWQGAVEGGYAFRVGGASNGGIYLEPQLQVGYSRWDDYRHTETNGTVVGAENADGLFGRAGVRLSGVTRWGNGAVDVQPYVAANWLHTRSESQIRMDDEVVDARIPRNRGEFSAGASLKFANGVGAWGGLSLQKASGFHQTSAQVGVSYSW, encoded by the coding sequence ATGAAAATCGCTGTTCGTCGTTCCCTCGCGCTGGCTGTGGCCAGTTCTCTCTCCCTGTGGGCCCCCGCATATGCCGGGACGCTCGATCCTGGCCAGTCCGATACCGTAGAGCCAGGCGACGTGAGCGAGTCGTGGTTTCTGCGCACCGCCAGGTTGACGGTCAATCCGGGCGGGCAGACCCAGGATATCTTTGCCGGATCTGCATCCACGTTGGTACTTGCAGGCGCAACGACGACCGGAAGCCTCACCAGAGGTGCTGTTGTTCTCAATAACAGCACCGCCGACATCAGCGATTCAACCATCAGCAGCACGCTCGGACGAGCTCTTACCCTGTCCGACGACAACGTGGGTGGCGGGGGCAGGCCTGCCGCAACAGCCACCGTTCGCCGGAGTGATCTGGTGGGATTGGGGGTGGGCGCCAGCGTGACCACTACCCAAGCCGGTCAAAGAGCGACTCTCGTGCTGGACGCAACGCGCGTCGAGGCGCTGTCCAACATCAGCGCAGCTCCTGCTCTTGGCGGTAACGGGCTGCTGTTGATCGGGACCGCCGATGTCTCCATTCAGAACGGCAGCAACGTCATAGGCGCACAGAACGGCATCTTTGCGATTGATACCGATGTCGATGGTGCATCCAACGTCATCATCGACAATGCACGGGTGGAGGGCCGCTCCGCTGCGGCCATCCACGTTGCGCCCTCGCGTGCACCGACGGAGCCGAGGACCAGCGTGAACTTCACGGTCCAGAACAATGGCGAGCTCGTCGGTGGAGACGGCAACCTGCTGTTCGTTGAGGCGCCCGATGCCACGGTCGGCCTGGATGTCGATGACTCGCGTCTTACCGGAAACATCGTCAACACGGCTGGAAGCACGCTGGACGTCAATCTCTCCAACAACGCCAGCATCACCGGTGCGATGACCAATGTCACCAGCCTCGCATTGGATTCTGCTACCTGGAACGTGACTGGCAACTCCTCGGTTGGCACGCTCGACCTTGGCAACGGCACCGTTTCGCTGGGCAACGGCTCCGCCTTCAACACCGTCACCGTGGCCGGTAACTTCACCGGCGCTGACGGAACGATCGTGTTCAACACGGTGCTGGCCGGCGATAGCTCGGCTTCGGACAAGCTGGTCATCGGCGGCGACACCAGCGGCACCGCCAATGTGCGCGTAAACAACGTCGGTGGTGCCGGCGCGCAGACCAGCCAGGGCATCGAGCTGATCTCGGTCGGCGGCGCCTCCAACGGCCAGTTCAATCTGGCAGGTCGTGCGGTGGGCGGTCAGTACGAGTACTTCCTGTTCAAGGGCACTGGCGCCGATGGCAACTGGTACCTGCGCTCGCAGCTGCCGACCCAGCCGGACCCCTGCGATACCGACCCGACGCTGCCCGAGTGCAACCCGGTGCTGCCGGGCCCGGATCCGGATCCGGTACTGCGCCCCGAACCCGGCGCCTACCTGGCCAACCTGCAGGCCGCGCAGAGCATGTTCCGCATCGGCTACCACGACCGTCATGACGGCCAGAATGCCGGCCGTGCCTGGGCGCGCGTGGATGGCTCGCGCAGCGGCTTCGATGCGATCAGCCGCCAGCTCGACATCCGTGGCAACAGCCAAGCGTTGACCGTCGGCGCCGACCTGTGGCGTCACGATTCGGGCAGCAGCGTTGGCGTGATGCTGTCCACAGGCAATGCCAGCAGCACCTCCACCAATGAACTGACCGGCTATTACGCCCGCGGCAAGGTGAAGGGCGAAGCGCTGGGCGTGTACGGCACGTGGCGCGGCGGCAACGGCGGCGATCCGTATGTCGGCTTCTACGTGGATGGCTCGGTGCAGCGTGCCCAGTTCCGCAACCGCGTGGAAGGCATCGGCCTGGCCGATGAGCGCTACGACAGCCGTGCCTGGCAGGGTGCGGTGGAAGGCGGCTACGCCTTCCGCGTGGGCGGCGCGAGCAACGGCGGCATTTACCTGGAACCGCAACTGCAGGTCGGCTACAGCCGCTGGGATGATTATCGCCATACCGAAACCAACGGCACGGTGGTCGGTGCCGAAAACGCCGATGGCCTGTTCGGGCGTGCGGGCGTGCGTCTGTCTGGCGTGACCCGCTGGGGCAATGGTGCGGTGGATGTGCAGCCCTATGTGGCCGCCAACTGGCTGCATACCCGCAGCGAATCGCAGATCCGCATGGATGATGAGGTGGTGGATGCGCGCATTCCGCGCAATCGCGGCGAGTTCAGTGCCGGCGCGTCGTTGAAGTTTGCCAACGGCGTGGGCGCGTGGGGTGGGCTGTCGCTGCAGAAGGCGAGCGGCTTCCACCAGACGAGTGCGCAGGTGGGTGTGAGTTATAGCTGGTAA
- a CDS encoding ketosteroid isomerase-related protein codes for MSATDVIHAYYAAFNSGDIEAFVAQVTDDVVHDINQGGREVGKDAFRAFCRKMARSYREQLTDIVVFGNADGTRGAAEFTVNGQYLATDEGLPEATGQAHVLPAGAFFEIRDGKVARITNYYNLPHWIAAVGG; via the coding sequence ATGAGCGCCACCGACGTCATCCATGCTTACTATGCCGCCTTCAACAGCGGGGATATCGAGGCCTTCGTGGCCCAGGTGACCGACGATGTGGTGCACGACATCAACCAGGGTGGCCGCGAGGTGGGCAAGGACGCGTTCCGTGCGTTCTGCCGGAAGATGGCCCGCTCCTACCGTGAGCAGTTGACCGATATCGTGGTGTTCGGCAATGCCGACGGTACCCGCGGGGCGGCCGAGTTCACCGTGAACGGCCAGTACCTGGCCACCGACGAAGGCCTGCCCGAAGCCACCGGCCAGGCCCACGTGCTGCCGGCCGGCGCCTTCTTCGAGATTCGTGATGGCAAGGTGGCGCGCATCACCAACTACTACAACCTGCCGCACTGGATCGCGGCGGTAGGCGGCTGA
- a CDS encoding GNAT family N-acetyltransferase, whose amino-acid sequence MRITTLQGAAAAPYLDDLARLRIGVFRDFPYLYEGDLGYERDYVATYAAAPGSIIVLAQDGDTVVGASTALPLCEETAEFQAPFLSGPWDPQRIFYFGESVLLPAYRGQGLGVRFFEAREAHARQAGGFDICCFSAVQRPLDHPARPRDYVPLDTFWHKRGYVHHPELHTTFRWRDAGEDHPSAKPMSFWLKELRA is encoded by the coding sequence GTGCGCATCACCACGCTGCAGGGGGCCGCCGCCGCCCCGTATCTGGACGACCTGGCGCGCCTGCGCATCGGCGTCTTCCGCGACTTCCCCTACCTGTACGAAGGCGACCTGGGCTACGAGCGCGACTACGTGGCCACCTACGCCGCCGCCCCCGGCAGCATCATCGTGCTGGCCCAGGACGGCGACACCGTGGTGGGCGCGTCCACTGCCCTGCCCCTGTGCGAAGAAACCGCAGAATTCCAGGCGCCCTTCCTCAGCGGCCCATGGGACCCGCAGCGCATCTTCTACTTCGGCGAATCGGTGCTGCTGCCGGCCTACCGCGGCCAGGGACTGGGCGTGCGTTTCTTCGAAGCACGCGAAGCGCATGCGCGCCAGGCCGGCGGTTTCGACATCTGCTGCTTCAGCGCCGTGCAGCGCCCATTGGACCACCCCGCCCGCCCGCGCGACTACGTTCCGCTGGACACGTTCTGGCACAAGCGCGGCTATGTGCACCACCCGGAACTGCACACCACCTTCCGCTGGCGCGACGCGGGCGAAGACCACCCAAGCGCCAAGCCGATGTCGTTCTGGCTGAAGGAGCTGCGCGCATGA
- a CDS encoding carbon-nitrogen hydrolase family protein produces MIRFAASQYAIELIEQWDDYAAHLDAHVAEAAAAGAQLVLLPEYAAMTLTGQLPAAQRSDLAASIAGMQALLPRWQALCEQIARRHQIWFCPGSAPVLDDDGCYRNRAFLCGPDGLLGHQDKQIMTRFEREEWNIAGGREGLRVFETPLGTLAILICYDTEFPMLARRLAEAGVDLLLAPSCTDTEAGYHRVRIGSQARALENQMPVLVSATAGRAPWSPSVDVNFGRAALYVPADRGMPANGVLCESEAVFTEQSLWVIGQIDAKSVAAVRREGQVALYRDWPEQLNIHVHPAP; encoded by the coding sequence ATGATCCGCTTCGCCGCCAGCCAGTACGCCATCGAGCTGATTGAACAGTGGGACGACTACGCCGCCCATCTGGATGCACACGTGGCCGAAGCTGCCGCCGCCGGCGCGCAGCTGGTGCTGCTGCCCGAGTACGCGGCCATGACTCTGACCGGTCAGCTGCCCGCCGCGCAGCGCAGCGATCTGGCCGCATCGATCGCCGGCATGCAGGCACTGCTGCCGCGCTGGCAGGCACTGTGCGAACAGATCGCGCGGCGCCACCAGATCTGGTTCTGCCCCGGCTCGGCACCCGTACTGGACGATGATGGGTGCTATCGCAACCGCGCCTTCCTGTGCGGCCCGGACGGTCTGCTGGGCCACCAGGACAAGCAGATCATGACCCGCTTCGAGCGCGAGGAATGGAATATCGCCGGTGGTCGCGAGGGGCTGCGTGTGTTCGAAACGCCCCTCGGCACCTTGGCCATCCTGATCTGCTACGACACCGAATTCCCGATGCTGGCGCGGCGGTTGGCCGAAGCCGGCGTGGACCTGCTGCTGGCACCCAGTTGCACCGACACCGAAGCCGGTTACCACCGCGTGCGCATCGGTTCGCAGGCGCGAGCGCTGGAAAACCAGATGCCGGTACTGGTATCGGCCACCGCCGGCCGGGCACCGTGGAGCCCCTCGGTAGACGTTAACTTCGGCCGCGCCGCGCTGTACGTACCGGCGGACCGGGGCATGCCGGCCAATGGCGTGCTGTGCGAAAGCGAAGCGGTGTTCACCGAACAGAGCCTCTGGGTGATCGGGCAGATTGATGCGAAATCCGTGGCCGCCGTGCGCCGCGAAGGCCAGGTCGCCCTGTACCGCGACTGGCCGGAGCAGCTCAACATACACGTGCACCCCGCCCCGTAG
- a CDS encoding DUF4034 domain-containing protein, translating into MNSPLSAEPPRRLAAPALWDDLLAQRFANVQAALPDLLARQDAEGGAHALAVLVPPPLQPINALWQALTVWQQQSPQADEPSLLAALVWDRIAVDARGSGWSSAVGEGAWSTVQAAQTALFVHAVALADRGPLCWPLLHQLMRSVAALGVPVWMSDWMHDGFHPADGAGPWRDMQSLLDAWMADAPRLPALPAQMPSAWAAAIPRPPEFDADGEVIDDGEDASREVTLAWLQMGLQAAGHGLPLLDTYARLRTPRWGGSHEEILALADGPLAEGLDASQRNQLRMIAWLDAIDVDSIDTDDRGAVQQAFARGMALLAQPQSALERTGIHLQLAELAARVDNTEVAAAHYAAAADPSVPRGFDDHQLMRMLHSAAATGMGDWLAPVVARQWRTSAWAAVLHGVLLDTGWCGALRDTAQAEAAYRQAGVLMAVPEPGADCPFNDVYYTFDDAEQHGALLHMAQVGAELGFPEMQAALGYHYFEHAPAYDPALAIQWYSRAAAQDSGRALYNLSLIYDRGLEEGGIAGIDVGALVHLSNACELRCLELAATEAGWGERMQRRVRSCVAGVGYYLRTQVPAEGRLPRLLETLGFWADHDWTRAAWMLAQYYASRSDSEFDRAVVWVERACAQQPEDDDVLALRADLQRGLFGSRRYRQALERVSDGVL; encoded by the coding sequence ATGAACTCTCCGCTTTCCGCTGAACCGCCGCGGCGCCTTGCCGCGCCCGCACTCTGGGATGACCTGCTCGCCCAGCGCTTCGCAAACGTCCAAGCCGCGTTGCCAGATCTGCTTGCCAGGCAGGACGCTGAAGGTGGCGCGCACGCGCTGGCCGTGCTTGTACCGCCGCCGTTGCAGCCGATCAACGCTCTCTGGCAGGCGCTGACGGTGTGGCAACAGCAATCGCCGCAGGCCGATGAACCGTCGCTGCTGGCTGCGCTGGTCTGGGACCGCATCGCGGTGGATGCGCGCGGCTCGGGCTGGTCGTCTGCGGTGGGCGAGGGCGCATGGTCCACGGTGCAGGCCGCGCAGACCGCGTTGTTCGTGCATGCCGTCGCCCTGGCCGATCGCGGGCCGCTGTGCTGGCCGCTGCTGCACCAGCTGATGCGCAGCGTGGCAGCGCTGGGTGTTCCGGTGTGGATGAGCGACTGGATGCACGATGGTTTTCACCCGGCCGACGGCGCTGGCCCATGGCGCGACATGCAGTCGCTGCTGGATGCGTGGATGGCCGACGCGCCTCGCTTGCCTGCCTTGCCGGCGCAGATGCCCAGCGCGTGGGCAGCCGCCATTCCTCGGCCGCCGGAGTTTGATGCGGACGGCGAGGTTATCGACGATGGAGAGGACGCATCGCGCGAGGTCACACTGGCCTGGTTGCAGATGGGACTTCAGGCCGCAGGGCATGGCCTGCCGCTGCTGGATACCTATGCGCGTCTGCGCACACCTCGATGGGGCGGCAGCCATGAGGAGATCCTTGCCTTGGCCGACGGTCCATTGGCTGAGGGTCTGGATGCATCGCAACGCAACCAGCTGCGGATGATCGCCTGGCTGGATGCCATTGACGTGGACAGCATCGACACCGACGATCGCGGCGCCGTGCAGCAGGCCTTTGCCCGGGGCATGGCGCTGTTGGCGCAGCCGCAGTCGGCGCTGGAGCGTACCGGCATCCATCTGCAGTTGGCCGAACTGGCCGCGCGGGTGGACAACACAGAGGTGGCGGCAGCGCACTACGCTGCGGCAGCCGACCCCAGTGTTCCGCGTGGGTTTGACGATCATCAGTTGATGCGCATGCTGCACTCGGCCGCCGCGACCGGCATGGGCGACTGGCTGGCGCCGGTGGTGGCCCGGCAGTGGCGCACGTCCGCGTGGGCAGCGGTGTTGCACGGCGTGCTGCTGGACACCGGCTGGTGCGGAGCTCTGCGTGATACGGCGCAGGCCGAGGCCGCGTACCGGCAGGCGGGCGTGCTGATGGCTGTGCCTGAGCCGGGCGCGGACTGCCCGTTCAACGACGTGTATTACACCTTCGACGATGCCGAGCAGCACGGCGCGCTGCTGCATATGGCGCAGGTAGGCGCGGAGCTGGGCTTCCCGGAAATGCAGGCAGCGCTGGGGTACCACTATTTTGAGCATGCGCCGGCGTACGACCCGGCGCTGGCCATTCAGTGGTACAGCCGTGCTGCCGCGCAGGACAGTGGGCGCGCGCTTTACAACCTCAGCCTGATCTACGACCGGGGTCTGGAGGAGGGCGGCATTGCCGGCATCGACGTTGGCGCGCTGGTGCACCTGTCCAACGCCTGCGAGTTGCGCTGCCTGGAACTGGCGGCGACGGAGGCGGGGTGGGGTGAGCGCATGCAGCGCCGCGTGCGCAGCTGCGTGGCCGGGGTGGGCTATTACCTGCGCACGCAGGTGCCTGCCGAAGGCCGCCTGCCGCGTCTGCTGGAGACGCTGGGTTTCTGGGCAGACCACGATTGGACACGGGCGGCCTGGATGCTGGCGCAGTACTACGCCTCACGTAGCGATAGTGAGTTTGATCGCGCGGTAGTGTGGGTCGAGCGCGCGTGCGCGCAGCAGCCGGAAGACGATGACGTGCTGGCGCTGCGGGCTGACCTGCAGCGCGGCCTGTTTGGCAGCCGACGCTACCGACAGGCACTGGAGCGCGTAAGCGACGGGGTTCTGTAG
- a CDS encoding thioredoxin family protein, whose product MPFMRSHLAAEPAPADVQAQAGWLLLEFGAPWCGHCQAAQPALQAFVDAHDLAHWKIEDGKGRPLGRAFAVKLWPTVVLLRDGQEMARVVRPVESADLSTLQAALPT is encoded by the coding sequence ATGCCGTTCATGCGCAGCCATCTTGCTGCCGAACCTGCGCCTGCCGATGTGCAGGCGCAGGCGGGCTGGCTGTTGTTGGAGTTCGGCGCGCCGTGGTGTGGTCACTGCCAGGCCGCGCAACCAGCGTTGCAGGCGTTTGTGGATGCGCACGACCTGGCGCATTGGAAGATCGAGGATGGCAAGGGGCGGCCGCTGGGGCGCGCTTTTGCGGTGAAGCTGTGGCCAACGGTGGTGTTGTTGCGCGATGGCCAGGAGATGGCGCGGGTGGTGCGGCCGGTGGAGAGTGCGGATCTGTCCACGCTGCAGGCAGCGCTGCCGACGTAG
- a CDS encoding host attachment family protein: protein MTRRIPEGTLVVVTDGGSARVFTNVGTEHQITLKQEGELRLADISEQGVSGQGPSGAVPKDMSISQLNEATFAKQVAEQLNDDALNNRFSHLILVADPITLGRIRPLLHKETQARLLDDIAKNFTNAPLEDIQRAVAA, encoded by the coding sequence ATGACCCGACGCATTCCCGAAGGCACCCTGGTGGTGGTGACCGATGGTGGTTCCGCACGTGTATTCACCAACGTTGGCACCGAGCACCAGATCACCCTGAAGCAGGAAGGTGAGCTGCGCCTGGCCGATATCAGCGAACAGGGCGTGTCCGGACAGGGGCCGTCTGGCGCCGTGCCGAAGGACATGTCGATCTCGCAGTTGAATGAAGCGACCTTTGCCAAGCAGGTGGCCGAGCAGTTGAACGATGATGCGCTGAACAACCGGTTCTCGCATCTGATCCTGGTGGCCGACCCGATCACGCTGGGGCGCATTCGCCCGCTGCTGCACAAGGAAACCCAGGCGCGGTTGCTGGATGACATCGCCAAGAACTTCACCAACGCGCCGCTGGAAGACATCCAGCGCGCCGTTGCGGCCTGA